A single genomic interval of Lacrimispora sphenoides JCM 1415 harbors:
- a CDS encoding ABC transporter ATP-binding protein — MNLKVDHVSVTLSGADIVKDISMKVDEKQFVGIIGPNGCGKSTLLKSIYKVIKPQKGIVFLGDKDVLKSSARAISKDLGVVGQFNELSFDFTVREMVMMGRTPHKHFMESDNMEDYKIAADALDRVNLAKYADRSYLTLSGGEKQRVILARAIAQEPKFLILDEPTNHLDIKYQLQILSVVKSLNIGVLAALHDLSMASVYCDILYVVKDGQIIASGNPKAVLTKNLIRQVFEIDCEVYSNPITGDLAIAYLSSTNRR, encoded by the coding sequence TTGAATTTAAAAGTAGATCACGTATCAGTCACCTTATCGGGTGCAGATATTGTAAAAGACATCAGCATGAAAGTGGATGAAAAACAATTTGTTGGAATTATTGGACCAAATGGGTGTGGAAAATCCACCTTGCTGAAAAGTATTTATAAAGTTATCAAACCGCAGAAAGGCATTGTCTTTTTAGGAGATAAGGATGTTTTAAAATCATCTGCGCGTGCTATCTCAAAAGATTTGGGGGTGGTAGGCCAATTTAATGAATTGAGCTTTGATTTTACTGTCCGCGAGATGGTGATGATGGGGAGAACACCGCACAAACATTTCATGGAATCTGACAATATGGAGGATTATAAAATCGCAGCCGACGCGTTAGACAGAGTCAACTTGGCTAAGTATGCGGACAGAAGCTATTTAACATTATCTGGCGGTGAAAAACAACGGGTAATATTGGCCAGAGCAATAGCTCAAGAGCCAAAGTTTCTAATCCTTGATGAGCCGACCAATCATCTGGATATTAAATATCAGCTTCAGATTCTATCAGTTGTCAAATCATTAAATATTGGTGTTCTTGCAGCCCTGCATGATCTTTCTATGGCATCTGTTTACTGCGACATTCTTTACGTAGTAAAAGACGGACAGATCATAGCTTCAGGAAATCCAAAAGCAGTGCTGACGAAAAATCTTATCAGGCAGGTTTTTGAAATAGATTGTGAGGTTTACTCCAATCCGATTACCGGTGATTTAGCAATCGCATACCTGTCCTCTACTAATAGGCGCTAG
- a CDS encoding FecCD family ABC transporter permease, with protein MVSIQKEEQKNAWQTFKCSLHKQSSFSIIFMILLVAVVATVVISVSIGQVSIPFQQSFKILIHQLTGGKIGDDSELVNSMFADIIWQIRFPRVLLAMIVGAGLALCGVVMQASVQNPLADPYILGISSGGALGATFSIMLGFGAGGMLGEFGVATWAFIGALSAAALVLALASIGGKTSSVKLVLAGTVINALCSASSNFIIYFAKNSEGIRSVSFWTMGSLASAEWDTLPLVSAVVIAAIIFFLFQSRVMNTMLMGEETAITLGVNLNFYRRLYMVISSVVTGVLVSSCGIIGFVGLIIPHIVRSIVGSDHKRLVPASILFGGLFMMWTDIFARTVIPNGEMPIGIVTSLFGAPVFMYILIRKSYGFGGR; from the coding sequence ATGGTTTCAATACAAAAAGAAGAACAAAAGAATGCCTGGCAGACCTTTAAATGCAGCTTACATAAGCAATCTTCATTCTCAATAATTTTTATGATTTTACTCGTTGCTGTCGTTGCAACAGTTGTAATTTCAGTATCCATTGGTCAAGTATCGATACCCTTTCAGCAATCATTTAAGATATTGATACACCAATTGACTGGGGGCAAAATCGGTGATGATAGTGAGTTGGTAAACAGTATGTTTGCAGATATTATCTGGCAAATCCGATTTCCTAGGGTTCTGTTGGCAATGATTGTGGGGGCTGGGCTGGCACTTTGCGGAGTAGTAATGCAGGCTTCCGTACAAAACCCTTTGGCTGACCCCTATATCTTAGGAATTTCATCTGGAGGTGCCTTAGGAGCAACCTTCTCAATTATGCTTGGATTTGGGGCAGGAGGAATGCTCGGAGAGTTCGGGGTTGCGACATGGGCATTTATTGGTGCGCTGAGTGCTGCAGCACTTGTATTAGCTCTTGCCAGTATCGGAGGAAAAACATCTTCTGTCAAGCTTGTTTTAGCTGGAACTGTAATTAATGCCCTATGCAGTGCTTCTTCAAACTTTATCATTTATTTCGCGAAAAACTCAGAGGGTATACGTTCTGTATCCTTTTGGACAATGGGAAGTCTGGCATCAGCGGAATGGGATACTTTGCCTCTTGTGTCTGCAGTGGTAATAGCAGCAATAATCTTTTTCCTGTTCCAATCAAGAGTAATGAACACGATGCTAATGGGAGAAGAAACTGCGATCACCTTGGGTGTTAATTTGAATTTTTATAGACGGTTGTACATGGTGATTTCCTCCGTAGTAACAGGTGTTCTGGTTTCCAGCTGCGGAATTATTGGATTTGTAGGTCTTATCATTCCTCATATTGTACGTAGCATTGTGGGGTCAGATCATAAGCGGCTAGTCCCTGCGTCAATTCTTTTCGGAGGTTTGTTTATGATGTGGACAGATATTTTTGCCCGAACAGTAATTCCAAATGGAGAAATGCCAATAGGTATCGTCACTTCACTTTTTGGTGCACCTGTGTTTATGTATATACTGATTAGAAAAAGCTATGGATTCGGAGGAAGATAA
- a CDS encoding ABC transporter substrate-binding protein has protein sequence MLKKTTSILMAIICCTALAACSQQSTNENEASKPVSTNQTSTPQQGGYYPLKFTIYDDKGNEIQQTVNEEPERIVVIGQGLAELMIHFGEKDRIAGLAYLDNSYSQYEDQIKQIPQLTDTWPSKESIIALEPDLIVAMSSTFTDERLGDISFWNERGIPVLTGINYTMGRTINSVFDDINNLGMVLNMKDKTDAFVEDQKTRIKVIQDKASQSANKPRILLFAGGQKDTYYYYGPTLCVIDEMVEGAGGEYIKISEDTYVEMSTESILSINPDKIIVTEFQKSDSDAAKHLLLNNSSLKNVTAIKNGSVMVADYTNAIRGSLNLADLYEDVAEFIHPELFREE, from the coding sequence ATGCTAAAAAAAACAACATCTATTCTAATGGCAATTATCTGTTGTACCGCATTGGCGGCTTGCTCGCAACAGTCAACAAACGAAAATGAAGCATCAAAACCAGTATCAACCAACCAGACCAGTACCCCACAACAGGGCGGTTATTATCCTTTAAAATTTACGATCTATGACGATAAAGGAAACGAAATTCAGCAAACTGTTAATGAGGAGCCAGAGAGAATTGTCGTAATTGGGCAGGGCCTTGCAGAGTTGATGATTCACTTTGGAGAAAAAGACAGGATTGCAGGGCTGGCCTATTTAGACAATTCCTATTCCCAATATGAGGATCAGATCAAACAGATTCCGCAGCTCACGGATACGTGGCCTTCTAAGGAATCTATTATCGCACTGGAGCCGGATTTAATTGTTGCCATGTCTTCGACGTTTACCGATGAACGCCTTGGTGACATTTCGTTTTGGAATGAAAGAGGAATTCCTGTTCTTACAGGTATTAACTATACCATGGGCCGTACAATTAACAGTGTTTTTGACGACATCAACAATTTGGGAATGGTATTAAATATGAAAGATAAAACAGATGCTTTTGTAGAGGATCAGAAAACACGAATTAAAGTGATTCAGGACAAAGCCTCACAGTCGGCTAATAAGCCACGGATTTTGCTTTTTGCTGGAGGTCAAAAGGATACTTATTACTATTACGGTCCTACCCTCTGTGTCATTGATGAAATGGTGGAAGGCGCAGGCGGTGAGTACATAAAAATATCAGAGGATACTTATGTGGAGATGTCTACCGAATCCATCCTTTCTATTAACCCTGATAAAATTATTGTCACCGAGTTCCAGAAATCCGACAGCGACGCTGCAAAGCATTTATTACTTAATAATTCAAGCTTAAAAAATGTTACTGCTATTAAAAATGGGAGTGTAATGGTGGCTGATTATACGAATGCTATTCGCGGCAGCCTTAATCTTGCGGATTTATATGAGGATGTTGCAGAGTTTATTCATCCTGAATTGTTTAGGGAGGAATAA
- a CDS encoding helix-turn-helix domain-containing protein — MEHKFYINSNNGYAAMLEQYRAMHEQIGDARFLPNHDMRKGIVYDIKPEYGKGTIQIYHLLGNVMLLIYDFVFNKDIVTAFDLTHNYFEIEYCIDGCMYIEEEKAGDTCFSQNNLSISLSQDMKGIIKRCAGQKYQGVSITANRHVLPSYFGSTGVDVWNDTIEKLEDQLRSEYYLGFDTPLEIAAAFLQIFNCRLPAKTRTLFYESKVMEILSMIVSNEIMRYDKFEPTALTPYELKKIKEIPRILLEQPFELPSILSLSKKLVINPKKLTKGFKLIYGDTIFSYHRKFSLQQASSMLLNTEKSVNEIAYDIGYSSSSNFCAAFKKQYGITPLKYRESSLLRNAE; from the coding sequence ATGGAGCATAAATTCTATATCAATTCAAATAATGGATATGCCGCTATGCTAGAGCAATATAGAGCCATGCATGAGCAAATAGGGGATGCTCGTTTCTTGCCTAACCACGATATGAGGAAAGGAATCGTTTATGATATAAAACCGGAGTATGGCAAGGGAACCATACAAATATATCATTTGCTCGGCAATGTTATGCTGCTCATCTATGATTTTGTGTTTAATAAGGATATTGTAACAGCATTTGATTTAACCCACAATTATTTCGAGATTGAATACTGTATAGACGGATGCATGTATATAGAAGAAGAAAAGGCAGGAGATACTTGCTTTAGCCAAAACAACTTATCCATCTCTTTATCACAGGATATGAAAGGTATCATCAAGCGCTGTGCAGGTCAAAAGTATCAGGGAGTTTCCATAACAGCCAACAGGCATGTACTTCCTTCTTATTTTGGAAGCACAGGAGTCGATGTATGGAATGATACAATAGAAAAACTGGAAGACCAGCTTCGCTCGGAGTATTATTTAGGTTTCGATACTCCCCTTGAAATCGCAGCTGCTTTTCTGCAGATATTTAATTGCCGCCTCCCTGCAAAAACCCGCACTTTATTTTACGAAAGTAAAGTTATGGAAATATTATCAATGATCGTATCTAACGAAATTATGAGGTATGATAAGTTTGAGCCAACAGCGCTCACCCCATATGAATTAAAAAAAATAAAGGAAATTCCACGAATTTTGCTTGAACAGCCTTTTGAATTACCAAGCATTCTTTCGCTATCTAAGAAGTTGGTTATTAATCCTAAAAAACTGACCAAAGGTTTCAAGCTTATTTATGGAGATACTATTTTCAGCTATCACAGGAAATTTTCGTTGCAGCAGGCTTCTTCCATGCTGCTGAACACAGAGAAATCAGTTAATGAAATTGCCTATGATATTGGCTATTCCAGCTCCAGCAATTTCTGTGCAGCATTTAAAAAACAATATGGTATTACCCCATTAAAATATCGGGAATCCTCATTGCTGCGTAATGCAGAATAA
- the ygiD gene encoding 4,5-DOPA dioxygenase extradiol — MSKMPMMFIGHGSPMNAIEDNRYTRGWKEMAKKIPKPESIVSISAHWYTKGTKIMNEENPKTIYDMYGFPKELYEIPYNVPGDPKLAESVKSLISKQSVFDNSWGIDHGTWSVLVHMYPERDIPVIQISIDASAPPEVHYQIGKELKALRHQGVLLFGTGNIVHNLRMIDWGIKDKGFDWAYKFDDYIKENIENRNHENVINYLSLGETAKLAVPTPDHFNPILYILGASDKEDKISTYNNSCMMGSLSMTSYLFT, encoded by the coding sequence ATGTCTAAAATGCCGATGATGTTTATAGGCCATGGTTCGCCTATGAACGCAATAGAAGATAACCGCTATACAAGGGGCTGGAAGGAAATGGCCAAGAAAATACCTAAGCCTGAGTCAATAGTATCAATTTCGGCACATTGGTATACGAAAGGCACAAAGATTATGAATGAGGAAAATCCAAAGACAATTTATGATATGTACGGATTTCCTAAAGAGTTATATGAGATTCCATATAATGTTCCCGGCGATCCGAAACTTGCGGAGAGTGTAAAAAGTTTAATCAGCAAACAAAGTGTATTTGATAATTCCTGGGGCATTGACCACGGTACCTGGTCTGTTCTGGTCCATATGTACCCCGAAAGAGATATCCCCGTTATTCAAATTAGCATAGATGCCTCCGCGCCGCCGGAAGTTCATTATCAGATAGGCAAGGAGTTAAAAGCCTTAAGGCATCAAGGCGTTTTATTGTTTGGCACCGGAAATATTGTTCACAACCTTCGAATGATTGATTGGGGGATAAAAGACAAAGGCTTTGATTGGGCATATAAGTTTGATGACTATATAAAAGAAAATATTGAAAATAGAAATCATGAGAATGTCATTAATTATCTGAGCTTGGGAGAAACAGCAAAATTAGCGGTACCTACGCCGGATCATTTTAATCCAATCTTATATATACTTGGCGCCTCCGATAAAGAAGATAAGATATCGACCTATAACAACAGCTGCATGATGGGTTCGTTGTCTATGACAAGCTATTTATTTACATAG
- a CDS encoding MGMT family protein, whose translation MTQFTEEVLVIIKGIPYGRVMSYGRVARLAGNTRGARQVVRILHSMSEKYNLPWHRIINSKGKISITDKRDAAIQRELLISEGIEVTEDGYIDISAYGI comes from the coding sequence ATGACACAGTTTACTGAGGAAGTCCTAGTAATAATAAAGGGAATACCATATGGGAGAGTTATGAGCTATGGACGGGTTGCAAGACTTGCAGGAAATACCAGAGGTGCGAGGCAGGTAGTCAGGATACTTCATTCTATGTCTGAGAAGTACAACCTCCCATGGCACCGGATCATTAACTCCAAAGGCAAAATTTCAATCACGGATAAAAGAGATGCAGCTATTCAAAGAGAACTTCTTATATCGGAAGGAATAGAGGTGACTGAGGACGGATACATAGATATTTCTGCATATGGAATATGA
- a CDS encoding ClC family H(+)/Cl(-) exchange transporter translates to MQTECHTVKNTINRYRSFRYALILEGIAVGAISGVIVVLFRYLLTYAEKLLNIVLNYGKDHIWVIPVWFVFLAAAAFVVAMLLKWESFISGSGIPQVEGEMMGELDPCWWKVLIAKMGGGLLSIGCGLSLGREGPSIQLGAMAAKGLSRLTKRARTEEKLLITCGASAGLSAAFNAPIAGVLFSLEEVHKHFSPELLLSTMASSITADFVSRNVFGLQPAFNFQISTMMPLSTYGHVILFGVILGAMGVLYNNCLSMTQDLYMRIRVQAVRVQIPFLLAGIFGFTYPYVLGGGHSLVETLTSSQMVLGALIVLLIAKFSFSMLSFGCGAPGGIFLPLLVIGALSGSIYYHAAGLVTGSLNGLLDNFIILGMTGCFSAIVRSPITGVILISEMTGSFSHLLTLSMVALVAYIIPDMFHTAPVYDQLLHRLLAKMKPEIHSSLSREKVLVEGMIFHGSDADGQKVSEIDWPQTCLLVSLMRGEAEFVPRGNTTLSAGDKIVILCDESAQGKIHRILQEICETVKISSQK, encoded by the coding sequence ATGCAGACTGAATGTCACACGGTAAAGAATACCATCAATCGTTACCGAAGTTTTCGCTATGCTCTAATATTGGAAGGAATTGCTGTTGGTGCAATTTCAGGCGTTATTGTTGTGCTTTTCCGGTATCTCCTGACCTATGCGGAGAAATTGCTTAATATAGTTTTAAACTATGGAAAAGATCACATATGGGTGATACCGGTGTGGTTTGTTTTTTTGGCAGCCGCAGCTTTTGTTGTTGCAATGCTGTTGAAATGGGAATCCTTTATATCCGGAAGTGGGATTCCCCAGGTAGAAGGTGAGATGATGGGGGAATTAGACCCCTGTTGGTGGAAAGTTCTGATCGCAAAGATGGGCGGTGGTCTTCTTTCCATTGGGTGCGGTCTGTCACTGGGAAGAGAGGGGCCAAGTATTCAGCTGGGTGCAATGGCTGCAAAGGGCTTGTCGCGCCTGACCAAAAGAGCCAGAACAGAGGAGAAGCTTCTAATTACATGCGGGGCCAGCGCCGGACTTTCTGCTGCATTTAATGCTCCCATTGCCGGTGTTCTATTCTCCTTGGAAGAGGTTCACAAGCATTTTTCACCGGAACTGCTTTTATCTACTATGGCTTCCTCCATTACAGCTGATTTCGTATCCAGAAATGTGTTTGGTCTTCAGCCGGCTTTTAATTTTCAGATCAGCACCATGATGCCTTTATCAACATATGGCCATGTAATTCTCTTCGGGGTAATCCTGGGCGCTATGGGAGTTCTTTATAACAACTGCCTTTCCATGACTCAGGATTTGTATATGAGAATCCGGGTTCAGGCAGTCCGGGTTCAGATACCATTTTTACTGGCTGGAATTTTCGGTTTTACCTACCCATATGTACTAGGCGGAGGTCATTCTCTGGTGGAAACACTGACCAGTAGCCAGATGGTACTTGGGGCATTGATCGTACTTCTGATCGCTAAATTCAGTTTTTCCATGTTAAGCTTTGGCTGCGGTGCACCGGGTGGAATCTTTCTTCCTCTTCTGGTAATCGGAGCATTAAGCGGAAGTATTTATTACCATGCAGCTGGATTGGTAACCGGTTCCTTAAACGGACTTTTGGACAATTTTATCATTTTGGGAATGACAGGTTGTTTTTCTGCCATTGTCCGCTCTCCTATCACCGGGGTCATTCTGATCAGTGAGATGACCGGCAGCTTCTCTCATTTGCTGACACTGTCCATGGTTGCCCTGGTGGCCTACATCATCCCCGATATGTTTCATACGGCTCCCGTCTATGACCAGCTTCTTCACCGGTTACTGGCAAAGATGAAACCGGAAATTCATTCTTCTCTTAGCAGAGAAAAGGTACTGGTAGAAGGAATGATATTTCACGGAAGTGATGCAGATGGACAGAAGGTTTCCGAGATCGACTGGCCCCAGACATGTCTGCTGGTATCGCTTATGAGGGGCGAAGCGGAGTTTGTTCCGCGGGGAAATACAACATTATCGGCCGGAGATAAGATCGTAATCCTGTGCGATGAATCCGCTCAGGGGAAAATCCACAGAATCCTGCAGGAAATATGCGAAACAGTAAAAATATCTTCTCAAAAATAA
- a CDS encoding VOC family protein, with the protein MDNKFELEHIGINTPNAEEAERLAQLLSMMFNLEPRHGQKSEFGGPYFECMKAPFLGANGHIAMRTPDLTAAAEELKEKGFSFNMDTAAYSEEGKLKNVYLDGEFGGFAIHIMQK; encoded by the coding sequence ATGGATAATAAATTTGAACTGGAGCATATCGGCATCAATACCCCAAATGCTGAGGAGGCAGAAAGACTGGCTCAGCTTCTGAGCATGATGTTTAACCTGGAGCCTCGTCATGGACAAAAGTCCGAATTCGGCGGTCCTTACTTCGAGTGTATGAAGGCTCCATTCCTGGGGGCAAACGGCCATATAGCTATGCGTACACCTGATTTGACCGCTGCCGCAGAAGAGTTAAAAGAGAAAGGCTTCTCCTTTAACATGGATACAGCAGCATATTCCGAGGAAGGCAAACTGAAGAATGTCTATTTAGACGGTGAGTTTGGCGGCTTTGCCATCCATATTATGCAAAAGTAA
- a CDS encoding SLC13 family permease: protein MTIPMIIAIAITAFMIILIMTEKLPFGAPPILACLLMVLFGITDIKTAFGGFSNATIIMLASFMAIVAALQKTSLIGTFRKTILNMANKGGFKAYILLFIIVMLASSIFGTGSTAFYVLTLGILSTIQYTDKLPRGKVIAAAGFAANHPLIPVNVTLQYGIVIAVLGAAGSGITSVSLAKFSIVNLILSLAYVVWALIGYKVLPNKNVEDTELDADKSNETVYDLPKWKENTTYAAFIAAVVGMILQSKVGDAGYMVPGLSACLVLAIGVLNFDEIRNNIGAPIILMSAGVIGVADALGSTGLTALVGETVANMLGTNINPFILIFVFCMLTSVLATLTGSTIGTVYVFAPMAIATCMSLGLNPTAAAAAIVVSGWNGHFLPIDGMPAMVMGIGKYNLIEFWKYTIPMYFIRLLALTAGALLLFPM, encoded by the coding sequence ATGACTATCCCAATGATTATTGCCATTGCTATCACTGCATTCATGATTATTTTAATCATGACAGAAAAACTTCCGTTCGGCGCACCTCCAATTCTCGCATGTCTGCTAATGGTTCTTTTTGGAATAACCGATATCAAGACTGCTTTCGGCGGTTTTTCTAACGCTACCATTATTATGCTTGCCTCTTTCATGGCAATCGTAGCCGCTCTTCAAAAAACCAGCCTTATTGGCACTTTCAGAAAAACAATTTTGAATATGGCTAACAAAGGTGGATTTAAGGCATATATACTGTTATTTATTATCGTTATGTTGGCTAGCAGTATCTTTGGCACGGGCTCAACTGCATTCTATGTTCTTACTTTAGGTATATTATCTACGATACAGTATACTGACAAGTTACCACGTGGTAAAGTTATTGCTGCCGCTGGTTTCGCAGCTAACCATCCGCTAATTCCTGTAAATGTCACATTACAATATGGGATTGTTATTGCTGTTTTAGGAGCTGCTGGTTCAGGTATTACCAGCGTTTCCTTAGCAAAATTCTCTATTGTAAATTTAATACTTTCATTAGCTTATGTAGTATGGGCTTTAATTGGTTATAAAGTTCTACCTAACAAAAATGTTGAAGATACAGAACTTGACGCTGATAAGTCTAATGAAACAGTTTACGATTTACCAAAATGGAAAGAAAATACAACATATGCAGCCTTTATTGCAGCTGTTGTTGGTATGATTCTTCAAAGTAAAGTTGGCGATGCAGGATATATGGTACCAGGTTTATCTGCATGTCTGGTTTTAGCTATCGGTGTTCTGAATTTCGATGAAATTCGTAACAACATTGGTGCTCCGATTATTTTGATGTCTGCCGGCGTCATCGGCGTTGCTGATGCTCTAGGCAGTACAGGCTTAACTGCTTTAGTTGGCGAAACTGTAGCTAATATGCTTGGCACTAATATCAATCCTTTCATCCTGATCTTTGTTTTCTGTATGTTAACAAGTGTACTTGCAACCCTTACAGGATCCACTATAGGTACTGTGTATGTATTTGCACCGATGGCTATTGCTACCTGCATGAGCTTGGGCCTAAATCCAACAGCAGCAGCTGCTGCAATTGTAGTTTCGGGCTGGAATGGCCATTTCTTACCAATTGACGGTATGCCAGCTATGGTAATGGGAATTGGTAAGTACAATCTAATAGAGTTTTGGAAATACACAATTCCCATGTACTTTATCCGCCTGCTTGCTTTAACTGCCGGAGCTTTGCTATTGTTCCCAATGTAA
- a CDS encoding PdxA family dehydrogenase — translation MKFKPVIGISMGDPFGNGPEITVRALADEDIYQRCKPLVVGDETSMRYALKVAGKVHGIHLELNVVSAPAEGKYTYGTIDLMDLKLIPEDEIPDTSRLDVPEPFGVGACALGGEAAFQYVVKVIQLALDGQIDATVTNALSKEAINMAGHHYSGHTEIYADYTDTPKYTMMLAHGDLRVVHVSTHVSLREACDRVKKDRVLDCIRIANEGCKALGIKEPKIGVAGLNPHCGENGMFGWEEVKEIQPAIEAAMAEGIMIPEKKPTPPDTVFSKALGGWYDIVVAMYHDQGHIPLKVKGFVYNREEKHWEAVEGVNVTLGLPIIRASVDHGTGIDLAGSGRSSELSLVNAIDYAILMVHARKEA, via the coding sequence ATGAAATTTAAACCTGTGATAGGCATTTCTATGGGGGACCCCTTTGGAAATGGTCCGGAAATAACTGTTCGTGCACTGGCAGATGAAGATATCTACCAGCGTTGTAAACCCTTAGTAGTAGGCGACGAGACTTCCATGCGTTACGCTCTGAAGGTGGCCGGGAAAGTTCACGGCATTCATCTGGAGCTGAATGTGGTATCCGCACCCGCCGAAGGCAAGTATACCTATGGTACCATCGACTTAATGGATTTGAAGCTGATTCCTGAAGACGAAATTCCGGATACCTCCAGACTGGATGTACCTGAGCCTTTTGGCGTGGGAGCCTGTGCTCTGGGCGGCGAGGCAGCTTTCCAGTACGTTGTAAAAGTTATTCAGCTGGCTCTGGATGGCCAGATCGATGCTACGGTTACCAATGCTCTGAGCAAGGAAGCCATAAACATGGCTGGCCACCACTACTCAGGCCATACCGAGATTTATGCTGATTACACGGACACCCCTAAGTACACCATGATGCTGGCTCACGGCGATCTGCGGGTCGTCCATGTTTCCACTCATGTGTCTTTACGAGAAGCTTGTGACCGTGTCAAGAAAGATCGTGTCCTGGATTGCATCCGCATTGCCAACGAAGGCTGTAAAGCACTGGGAATTAAAGAACCTAAAATTGGCGTTGCAGGGCTGAATCCTCATTGTGGTGAGAACGGCATGTTTGGTTGGGAGGAAGTCAAAGAAATACAGCCTGCCATCGAGGCTGCCATGGCTGAGGGCATCATGATCCCTGAAAAGAAGCCTACTCCTCCCGATACCGTGTTCTCTAAGGCACTGGGCGGATGGTATGACATCGTTGTGGCCATGTACCACGATCAAGGTCATATCCCTTTAAAGGTGAAAGGCTTTGTTTATAACCGTGAGGAAAAGCACTGGGAGGCTGTCGAAGGTGTGAATGTAACCCTGGGTCTGCCTATCATTCGAGCCAGCGTGGACCATGGTACCGGCATCGACCTTGCAGGCAGCGGACGTTCCAGCGAGCTGAGCCTGGTCAATGCCATAGATTATGCCATCCTTATGGTTCATGCAAGGAAAGAAGCCTGA
- the dapA gene encoding 4-hydroxy-tetrahydrodipicolinate synthase, which yields MKNVDLKGIIPPILTPMNPDESINRKELGNQIERMLEGGVHGLFPFGTNGEGYILSENEKIEVLEATIDQVKHRVPVYAGTGCISTSDTIRISRKAQELGADVLSIITPSFALASQKELYDHYVEIAKHVDIPIVLYNIPARTGNKLLPETVAKLAKDVDIIMGAKDSSGDWDNLLAYINLTKDLDKDFRVLSGNDSLILPCLEAGGAGGIAGCANVYPHVLASIYELFKAGKLEEAKAAQDSIASFRAVFKYGNPNTVVKKAVSLLGYPVGDCRRPFNYLCDEGATALKQVLKENADKGMC from the coding sequence ATGAAGAATGTTGATTTAAAAGGCATTATCCCGCCGATTCTGACCCCGATGAATCCCGATGAATCGATCAATCGGAAGGAGCTGGGAAACCAGATTGAACGCATGTTGGAGGGCGGCGTCCATGGCCTGTTCCCGTTTGGAACCAACGGCGAAGGGTACATCCTAAGTGAAAATGAAAAAATTGAGGTTCTGGAAGCTACAATCGATCAAGTAAAGCATCGCGTTCCGGTATACGCAGGTACCGGCTGCATTTCTACGTCTGACACCATTCGTATCAGCAGGAAAGCGCAGGAGCTTGGTGCCGACGTGTTATCCATTATCACCCCCAGCTTTGCGCTTGCTTCACAAAAAGAGCTTTACGACCATTACGTGGAAATTGCCAAGCATGTAGACATTCCAATCGTGCTGTACAACATCCCTGCACGCACAGGCAACAAATTACTTCCTGAAACCGTTGCAAAACTGGCTAAAGATGTGGACATCATCATGGGCGCCAAAGATTCCAGCGGTGACTGGGATAACTTACTTGCCTACATCAACCTTACAAAGGACTTAGATAAAGACTTCCGTGTTTTGTCCGGAAACGATTCACTGATTCTGCCTTGCCTGGAGGCAGGAGGTGCAGGCGGCATCGCAGGATGTGCAAACGTATACCCTCATGTTCTGGCATCTATTTATGAACTGTTCAAGGCTGGTAAGCTTGAAGAGGCAAAAGCTGCCCAAGACTCCATCGCCTCCTTCCGTGCCGTATTCAAATATGGCAATCCGAACACGGTTGTTAAAAAGGCTGTTTCTCTGCTTGGTTATCCTGTAGGCGACTGCCGCCGTCCATTCAACTACTTATGCGACGAAGGCGCCACCGCACTAAAACAAGTTTTGAAGGAAAACGCCGACAAAGGGATGTGTTAA